CCGTCGCTCGAACGCCCAACGGGCTCGGCCTCAAACAGGGTGTCCTCCTCTACGGGCACCATGGCACGCTCCTGGTCGGTCGTGGTTTCGAGGTTGAGTTTTGTCGGTCACCTGCTCTTGCGCTGGATTCTACGGGTTCTGCCTACCCCTCGCCATCCAGGGTCTCGATCCGCAAGCTCGAAAAGCGATTGAAATCGCGATCGTTGGTGACCAGTGTGCGGGCCCCGTGTTCGAGGCAAAGTGCGGCGATCTGAGCGTCGTAGACGAGATTGCCGCTCGCCCCACTCTCTTTGATGGTCTGCTCCAGGAGTGGGACGAAGCGGTTACCGGGACTCAGGAGACGAACCGAGGGGCTGGCAAGCAGAGCGCCTATCTGTTTGAGGGCCTGTGGGGCAGGCGTGGGGGGGTCGAAGAGGCGCGCATGCGACACGACGCGCACGAACTCGCCCACACAGAAGATCGGAAGCGCCCACGCCTCGTGCCCCTCGGCCAGAGCTCGGAGCCGCGCGAGGGCGACGGTGTGCAACGGCATTTCTCGTCGATCGGCGTACACAAGAACATTGGTGTCAACCGCCTTCATCGTCGTCCTTCCATGGTCTCGTAGAGCGCGTCCCGGTCCGCGATGTCGACCCCTCCCAGAAAGCGTCCTCGGCGGGGCCTCCAAGCGAGCCGAAACGGCTTGCCCGTTCGCACAGGCGGAGCGAACGCGGCTGCCAGCGCTTGCTCGATTACCGCCGTAAGCGTGGTGCCTTGCTCGCCGGCCCTCCGTCGCGCTTCGGCCAGCAGAGCATCATCCAGGTCCAGCGTGGTTCGCATGCCTAG
Above is a window of Pseudomonadota bacterium DNA encoding:
- a CDS encoding PIN domain-containing protein, with amino-acid sequence MKAVDTNVLVYADRREMPLHTVALARLRALAEGHEAWALPIFCVGEFVRVVSHARLFDPPTPAPQALKQIGALLASPSVRLLSPGNRFVPLLEQTIKESGASGNLVYDAQIAALCLEHGARTLVTNDRDFNRFSSLRIETLDGEG
- a CDS encoding type II toxin-antitoxin system VapB family antitoxin translates to MRTTLDLDDALLAEARRRAGEQGTTLTAVIEQALAAAFAPPVRTGKPFRLAWRPRRGRFLGGVDIADRDALYETMEGRR